The proteins below are encoded in one region of Betaproteobacteria bacterium:
- a CDS encoding type II secretion system F family protein, which yields MATAARSKASAVKESTFLWEGKNKDGKSVRGEMRAASESVVQTTIRRQGITNAKVKKVRFKTGGKITDKDIALFTRQLATMMKSGVPLLQSFDIVGRGHSNPAVGKLLLDIKSDVETGSSLSQAFRKFPLQFDALYCNLVAAGEQAGILDTLLDRLATYKEKIQAIKGKIKSALFYPISVIVVAFIITAVIMIFVIPAFKDVFKSFGADLPAPTLFVIAISDFFVAYWWAIFGAIGIGFYAFFESWKRSEKVQMAMDRLLLRMPVFGDIVRKSVIARWTRTLATMFAAGVPLVESLESVGGAAGNHVYKVATRQIQSEVSSGTNLTTAMQNVNLFPNMVTQMVSIGEESGALDSMLSKVADFFEAEVDDAVEAMSSLMEPMIMVILGTLIGGMVVAMYLPIFKLGSVV from the coding sequence ATGGCTACCGCCGCAAGATCTAAAGCCTCGGCAGTCAAGGAGAGCACCTTCCTGTGGGAAGGCAAAAACAAGGATGGCAAATCCGTACGTGGAGAAATGCGCGCTGCCAGCGAATCAGTCGTACAAACCACGATACGCCGGCAAGGTATCACCAATGCGAAAGTCAAGAAGGTCCGCTTCAAAACCGGGGGAAAAATTACCGATAAGGATATCGCCTTGTTCACACGCCAGCTTGCCACCATGATGAAGTCAGGCGTTCCGTTGTTGCAATCATTCGATATTGTTGGTCGCGGCCACTCCAACCCGGCCGTTGGAAAATTGCTCCTCGACATCAAATCGGACGTCGAAACAGGCAGCTCGCTCTCTCAAGCCTTCCGAAAGTTCCCGCTGCAATTCGATGCGCTTTACTGCAACCTAGTCGCGGCAGGTGAGCAGGCTGGCATTCTCGATACGCTGCTTGACCGATTGGCTACCTACAAAGAAAAAATCCAGGCGATCAAAGGAAAAATTAAATCGGCGCTGTTTTACCCAATTTCAGTCATTGTGGTCGCTTTTATCATCACTGCAGTCATCATGATCTTTGTGATCCCGGCCTTCAAAGACGTCTTTAAAAGCTTTGGTGCCGACCTGCCTGCACCAACATTATTTGTCATCGCAATTTCAGATTTTTTTGTTGCCTATTGGTGGGCCATATTCGGCGCCATTGGAATCGGGTTTTATGCCTTTTTCGAAAGCTGGAAGCGCTCGGAAAAGGTTCAAATGGCAATGGATCGCTTACTCCTCAGAATGCCAGTATTTGGCGACATAGTTCGCAAGTCGGTCATTGCCCGATGGACGAGAACACTGGCAACCATGTTCGCTGCGGGTGTGCCGCTGGTCGAGTCACTTGAATCAGTAGGTGGTGCGGCTGGCAACCATGTTTATAAAGTCGCCACACGACAAATCCAGAGCGAAGTATCCTCTGGCACCAATCTCACTACAGCAATGCAGAACGTCAATCTCTTCCCCAACATGGTGACACAAATGGTTTCCATTGGTGAAGAATCAGGGGCTCTCGACTCCATGCTTTCCAAAGTCGCCGATTTTTTTGAGGCGGAAGTGGATGATGCCGTAGAAGCTATGTCCAGCCTTATGGAACCAATGATTATGGTTATTTTGGGTACGCTTATTGGCGGTATGGTCGTTGCCATGTATCTGCCAATTTTCAAGCTAGGCTCTGTCGTCTAA
- a CDS encoding prepilin peptidase encodes MLPESLGGLAVAAGLLGLCVGSFLNVVIHRLPKIMEQDWLAQCSELRGETVSAAGEPLSLARPRSRCPNCGHQITALENIPIISYILILKGKCSGCGTRISPRYPIVETLTGLLSAYAAWHFGPTIQTLGALVLIWALIALSGIDLDTQLLPDSITLPLIWLGLGFNLWATYTDISSAVTGTMLGYLALWSVFWLFKLATGKEGMGYGDFKLLAALGAWLGWQMLPAIILLSSVVGAIVGITLIIATRHGRNAPIPFGPYLAAAGVIALFWGTQITHSYLNLIG; translated from the coding sequence ATGCTTCCGGAATCTTTGGGCGGCTTGGCGGTCGCCGCCGGGCTACTCGGCTTGTGCGTGGGTAGCTTTCTCAACGTGGTGATTCACCGTCTGCCAAAAATAATGGAGCAGGATTGGCTGGCACAATGTTCCGAATTAAGGGGAGAAACGGTGTCTGCTGCGGGAGAGCCGCTATCTCTGGCAAGGCCCCGCTCTCGCTGCCCCAATTGTGGGCATCAAATTACCGCGCTGGAGAACATCCCGATAATCAGCTATATACTGATACTAAAGGGGAAATGCTCTGGATGCGGCACCAGAATATCACCCCGCTATCCTATTGTAGAAACATTGACAGGACTGCTTTCCGCATACGCGGCCTGGCACTTCGGCCCCACTATACAAACGCTCGGTGCGCTTGTACTGATCTGGGCCCTTATTGCCCTATCTGGCATCGATCTCGACACCCAGCTACTGCCAGACTCTATTACCCTACCCTTGATCTGGCTTGGCCTTGGCTTCAATCTCTGGGCAACCTACACGGATATTTCGTCTGCAGTCACCGGAACGATGCTCGGCTACCTGGCGCTGTGGAGCGTGTTCTGGCTCTTCAAACTAGCAACCGGCAAGGAAGGGATGGGCTACGGCGACTTCAAACTACTCGCCGCACTCGGCGCATGGCTTGGCTGGCAAATGCTGCCGGCGATCATCCTGCTATCTTCAGTGGTCGGCGCTATCGTTGGCATCACACTTATCATTGCCACCCGCCACGGCCGAAATGCTCCCATTCCTTTTGGCCCCTACCTTGCCGCAGCAGGCGTAATCGCATTGTTTTGGGGCACGCAGATTACGCACAGCTACCTGAACCTGATTGGTTGA
- a CDS encoding zinc ribbon domain-containing protein translates to MPIYEYRCDSCGYQKEHLQKMSDPQLTTCPECGKDSYCKLLSAAGFQLKGSGWYATDFKGGGKKAEASPPCQTGEGCSSPCAAN, encoded by the coding sequence GTGCCGATTTACGAATATCGCTGTGACTCCTGCGGCTACCAGAAAGAACATCTGCAAAAGATGAGTGACCCGCAGCTCACCACTTGCCCGGAGTGTGGCAAGGATAGCTATTGCAAACTACTCTCTGCCGCAGGCTTCCAGCTCAAGGGCAGCGGCTGGTACGCCACTGACTTCAAGGGCGGAGGAAAGAAAGCCGAAGCATCGCCTCCCTGCCAGACAGGGGAAGGATGTAGCTCACCATGCGCGGCCAACTAA
- a CDS encoding DUF502 domain-containing protein, giving the protein MRGQLIKRYFITGLLIWVPLVITGWVLSMIISTLDQSLRLLPVGMHPEHLVGFAIPGAGAVLTLAMILFTGLLAANFIGQKLVVWSEKILARIPVVNSVYNSVKQVSDTLFSPNGNAFRKALLVQYPHQGCWTIAFQTGQPGGDIINHLSGAHVSVYVPTTPNPTSGFFLMFPAKDVIELEMSVDEALKYIISMGVVAPHPHPRVITNT; this is encoded by the coding sequence ATGCGCGGCCAACTAATCAAACGCTATTTCATCACTGGACTTCTGATCTGGGTCCCGCTGGTCATCACGGGCTGGGTATTATCGATGATCATTAGCACCCTTGATCAATCGTTGCGACTGCTCCCCGTGGGCATGCATCCGGAACATCTCGTAGGATTTGCCATTCCGGGGGCAGGCGCCGTATTGACGCTCGCCATGATCCTGTTCACCGGCTTGCTTGCTGCCAATTTCATTGGCCAAAAACTTGTCGTTTGGTCGGAAAAAATATTAGCGCGTATCCCCGTCGTCAATTCCGTCTACAACAGCGTCAAGCAGGTTTCCGACACGCTTTTTTCTCCTAACGGCAACGCCTTTCGCAAGGCACTGCTTGTTCAGTACCCCCACCAGGGTTGTTGGACAATTGCTTTTCAGACAGGGCAACCTGGTGGTGACATTATCAATCACCTCTCTGGTGCACACGTCAGCGTGTACGTTCCGACAACACCGAATCCGACATCCGGTTTCTTCCTGATGTTCCCAGCAAAGGATGTCATCGAGCTCGAAATGAGTGTCGACGAAGCGCTCAAATACATTATCTCGATGGGCGTCGTCGCGCCACATCCACACCCTCGAGTCATTACCAACACCTGA
- the aspS gene encoding aspartate--tRNA ligase, with translation MRTHYCGQLNASLDGQIVTLCGWAHRRRDHGGVIFIDLRDREGLTQIVCDPDRASSFAIAESVRNEFCLKITGKVRPRPSGTTNANLASGEIEILCHDIEILNPSVTPPFQLDEDNLSENVRLLHRVIDLRRPQMQNNLMLRYKTARAFRRFLDDNGFIDIETPMLTKSTPEGARDYLVPSRVHPGQFFALPQSPQLFKQLLMVAGYDRYYQIVKCFRDEDLRADRQPEFTQVDIETSFMSEAEITALMEKLIRTVFKEAIDVDLPEFPRMTYGEAMHRFGSDKPDLRVTLELTEVTDAFKDVTFKVFAGVANSEGGRIAAMRIPGGAALTRGEIDAYTQFVSIYGARGLAYIKVNDVTQLNETGLQSPIVKNLSEASLKAVIERTGAQSGDLIFFGADKAKIVNDALGALRIKIGHEKGFVTGAKWAPLWVIDFPMFEYDDENKRWTACHHPFTSPKDEHLDLLTTDPGKCLAKAYDLALNGWELGGGSVRIHRSDVQEKVFSALNIGPEEQQAKFGFLLDALKYGAPPHGGLAFGLDRIVTMMTGAESIRDVIAFPKTQRAQCLLTDAPSGVDEKQLRELHIHLRQKVETQVEVSPS, from the coding sequence ATGCGTACCCATTATTGCGGACAACTCAACGCCTCCCTAGACGGGCAAATCGTCACCCTGTGCGGTTGGGCTCATCGCCGTCGCGATCACGGCGGCGTTATCTTTATTGATCTTCGCGACCGCGAAGGCCTGACACAGATCGTGTGCGACCCGGATCGGGCCAGCTCCTTTGCCATCGCCGAATCCGTCCGCAACGAGTTCTGCCTGAAAATTACGGGCAAGGTACGTCCGCGCCCGTCCGGCACGACCAACGCCAACCTGGCCTCTGGCGAGATCGAAATTCTTTGTCACGACATCGAGATTCTGAACCCCTCCGTAACACCACCGTTCCAACTCGATGAAGACAACCTCTCCGAGAACGTTCGCCTTTTGCATCGCGTGATAGATCTACGTCGCCCACAGATGCAGAACAACCTGATGCTGCGCTACAAAACTGCCCGCGCCTTCCGCCGCTTCCTCGACGACAATGGCTTCATCGATATCGAAACGCCGATGCTGACGAAGTCGACACCGGAGGGGGCTCGCGATTATCTTGTCCCAAGCCGCGTCCACCCAGGCCAGTTCTTTGCCCTGCCGCAATCGCCGCAACTATTCAAACAGTTACTGATGGTCGCCGGTTACGACCGCTATTACCAAATCGTCAAATGCTTCCGCGACGAAGACCTGCGCGCGGATCGCCAACCTGAATTTACCCAGGTCGATATCGAGACTTCATTCATGAGCGAGGCCGAAATTACCGCGCTGATGGAAAAGCTGATCCGAACGGTTTTCAAGGAAGCCATCGACGTTGATCTGCCGGAATTCCCGCGCATGACGTACGGCGAAGCCATGCACCGCTTCGGCTCCGACAAGCCGGACCTCCGTGTAACGCTTGAACTAACCGAGGTCACCGATGCCTTCAAGGACGTCACCTTCAAAGTCTTCGCCGGCGTTGCCAACAGTGAAGGTGGCCGCATCGCCGCTATGCGCATTCCGGGTGGCGCTGCGCTGACTCGTGGCGAAATCGATGCGTACACCCAGTTCGTTAGCATCTATGGTGCCCGCGGCCTAGCCTACATCAAGGTAAACGACGTTACACAGCTCAACGAAACGGGCCTGCAGTCGCCGATCGTCAAGAACCTCTCGGAAGCCTCGCTAAAAGCCGTCATCGAGCGCACCGGCGCCCAGTCCGGCGACCTTATCTTCTTCGGCGCCGATAAAGCCAAGATCGTCAACGACGCCCTTGGCGCGCTGCGCATCAAGATTGGCCACGAAAAGGGTTTCGTTACCGGCGCCAAATGGGCACCGCTGTGGGTTATCGACTTCCCGATGTTCGAGTACGACGACGAGAACAAACGTTGGACCGCCTGCCACCATCCATTCACCAGCCCGAAGGACGAGCATCTCGACCTGCTGACGACCGACCCTGGCAAGTGTTTGGCCAAGGCTTACGATCTGGCGCTGAATGGCTGGGAACTTGGCGGAGGCTCGGTACGTATCCACCGCTCAGACGTACAGGAGAAAGTCTTCAGCGCCCTGAACATCGGTCCTGAAGAACAACAAGCCAAGTTCGGCTTCCTGCTCGATGCACTAAAGTACGGCGCGCCACCACACGGCGGTCTGGCCTTTGGCCTGGATCGTATCGTCACCATGATGACCGGTGCCGAATCAATTCGCGATGTTATTGCCTTCCCGAAGACTCAGCGTGCCCAGTGTCTGCTCACTGATGCACCATCAGGTGTTGATGAGAAGCAGTTGCGTGAATTGCACATCCACCTGCGTCAAAAGGTGGAAACCCAAGTCGAAGTCAGCCCCTCCTAA
- a CDS encoding ribonuclease gives MKYWMRFLIIAILATGSAFGMLLDRSSTSDWVSTADLPREARQTLVLIKNGGPFPYSRDGITFGNFERRLPVQQRGYYHEYTVKTPWRNDRGPRRIISGQRGEYYYTDDHYRTFRRITE, from the coding sequence ATGAAATACTGGATGCGCTTCCTGATCATTGCCATATTGGCGACAGGAAGTGCATTCGGCATGCTGCTCGACCGAAGCAGCACATCTGATTGGGTATCCACTGCAGATTTGCCACGAGAAGCTCGGCAAACTCTGGTTCTGATCAAAAATGGCGGACCGTTTCCTTACAGTCGTGATGGCATTACCTTCGGCAATTTTGAAAGGCGGCTCCCGGTCCAGCAGCGCGGGTATTACCACGAATACACGGTCAAAACCCCTTGGCGAAACGACCGCGGCCCTCGCCGTATCATTTCTGGGCAACGTGGTGAGTATTACTACACAGACGACCACTACAGAACGTTTCGGCGCATCACGGAATAG
- a CDS encoding barstar family protein, translated as MSLALLKNSDLSGVYFLPAPRRAAIEAACHRLHFKALTADIAEYSSAEQVLYQLGSALDFPIWYGANFDALFDCLTDPDWLPAKGHVLLVCGFSRLRTADPDDFARLIEVFKAAAEARRDMQSPLWILIDSPARGVTTFPEA; from the coding sequence ATGAGCCTTGCCTTGTTGAAAAACTCTGATTTATCAGGAGTGTATTTTCTCCCAGCCCCGCGCCGGGCTGCGATTGAAGCGGCTTGTCATCGTCTGCATTTCAAAGCGCTGACGGCAGATATTGCCGAATACTCAAGCGCTGAACAAGTTCTGTACCAACTGGGTTCTGCACTCGACTTTCCAATCTGGTACGGCGCCAATTTTGATGCGCTCTTCGACTGCCTTACTGATCCAGACTGGCTACCAGCCAAAGGCCATGTCCTGCTGGTTTGTGGATTTTCCAGATTGCGCACTGCCGACCCTGATGATTTCGCCAGGCTTATTGAGGTGTTTAAAGCGGCAGCCGAGGCCCGTCGTGATATGCAGTCTCCCTTGTGGATTTTGATTGACTCCCCGGCACGGGGTGTTACGACTTTCCCCGAGGCATGA
- the nudB gene encoding dihydroneopterin triphosphate diphosphatase: MTPPKQPVSVLVVIYTAALDVLLLERAAHPGFWQSVTGSREGDEILIDTARREVLEETGIDTASGVLSDWRITNTFEIFSEWRHRYAPGITHNDEHVFSLKLPQRQEIRTAQDEHRDCVWVPWLEAAQRCFSWSNRDAILMLPQRRHSGT, encoded by the coding sequence ATGACCCCCCCCAAGCAGCCGGTATCAGTTCTAGTCGTCATCTACACTGCGGCACTCGATGTGCTTTTACTGGAACGCGCAGCTCATCCCGGATTTTGGCAATCGGTGACCGGCAGCCGTGAAGGCGATGAAATACTGATAGACACTGCACGCCGTGAAGTACTCGAAGAAACGGGAATTGATACCGCCAGTGGCGTGCTTTCCGACTGGCGAATCACCAATACGTTCGAGATATTCAGCGAATGGCGGCACCGCTATGCGCCAGGCATCACCCACAACGACGAACACGTTTTCAGCCTGAAACTGCCGCAACGCCAAGAGATTCGTACCGCACAGGATGAGCACCGGGACTGCGTCTGGGTGCCTTGGCTAGAGGCTGCTCAACGCTGCTTTTCGTGGAGCAATCGTGATGCGATTCTGATGCTGCCACAACGACGCCATTCGGGGACTTGA
- a CDS encoding Hsp20/alpha crystallin family protein: MANITRVDPFDDLFRGFFVRPIDFNNSPAQAPSIKIDVKERGENYLVHADLPGVKKEDIHVIIDGNQVAISAETRQAKEIKEGDRLLRAERYIGKVSRSFQLEQDIDDDKAAAKFNDGVLELTLPKRTTSATKRLNIE; this comes from the coding sequence ATGGCAAATATCACTCGAGTCGACCCATTCGACGATCTATTCCGCGGTTTTTTCGTTCGCCCCATTGATTTCAACAACTCCCCGGCACAAGCACCGTCGATCAAAATTGATGTGAAGGAACGAGGAGAGAACTACTTGGTTCATGCCGACCTTCCTGGTGTCAAGAAAGAAGATATCCATGTCATCATCGACGGCAATCAGGTAGCCATCAGCGCCGAAACGAGGCAGGCAAAAGAAATCAAGGAAGGCGATCGCTTGCTTCGCGCCGAGCGTTACATAGGCAAAGTCTCCCGTTCCTTCCAACTTGAACAGGACATCGACGATGACAAGGCGGCGGCGAAATTCAATGATGGCGTACTCGAACTAACCCTCCCGAAACGCACCACCAGCGCGACAAAACGCCTGAATATCGAGTGA
- the argB gene encoding acetylglutamate kinase, which produces MSIENLSPGTKAAVLAEALPYIKRFHGKTIVVKYGGNAMTDEHLKSCFARDVVLLELVGFNIVVVHGGGPQIENLLGRVGKKGEFIQGMRVTDAETMELVEMVLGGQVNKDIVNLINQHGGKAVGLTGKDGNFIRAKKLMLEDKDHPGDLIDVGQVGQITSIDPSLIDHLDKGAFIPVIAPIGVGKDGETYNINADVVAGKIAEVLKAEKLVLLTNTPGVLDKEGNLITGITPKQIDDMVADGTLSGGMLPKIGSALDAARNGVKGVHIIDGRVEHALLLEILTDHGVGTMIKSY; this is translated from the coding sequence ATGAGCATCGAAAACCTGTCCCCCGGCACCAAGGCCGCCGTTCTGGCCGAAGCCCTACCCTACATAAAACGTTTCCACGGCAAGACCATCGTCGTCAAATACGGTGGAAATGCGATGACCGATGAACACCTGAAAAGCTGTTTCGCCCGTGACGTGGTTCTACTTGAACTGGTCGGCTTCAATATTGTCGTCGTGCACGGTGGTGGCCCGCAGATCGAAAACCTGCTCGGGCGCGTTGGCAAGAAGGGCGAATTCATCCAGGGCATGCGCGTTACCGACGCCGAGACCATGGAACTGGTCGAAATGGTACTCGGTGGCCAAGTCAACAAAGACATCGTCAACCTGATCAATCAGCATGGCGGCAAGGCGGTTGGCCTGACCGGCAAAGATGGCAACTTCATTCGTGCCAAAAAGTTGATGCTCGAAGACAAGGACCATCCAGGCGACCTGATAGACGTCGGCCAAGTTGGCCAGATTACTTCGATTGACCCCTCACTGATCGATCACCTCGACAAAGGCGCCTTCATCCCGGTCATCGCCCCGATCGGCGTAGGCAAGGACGGAGAGACCTACAACATCAATGCAGACGTCGTCGCCGGCAAGATTGCTGAAGTCCTCAAAGCCGAAAAACTGGTGCTGCTGACCAATACTCCGGGCGTACTCGACAAGGAAGGCAATCTGATCACCGGCATCACGCCGAAGCAGATCGATGACATGGTCGCAGACGGTACGTTGTCCGGTGGCATGTTGCCAAAAATTGGCTCGGCGCTTGATGCTGCCCGCAATGGCGTCAAGGGGGTGCATATAATCGACGGTCGAGTCGAGCACGCACTGCTGCTTGAAATCCTGACCGACCATGGTGTCGGCACGATGATCAAGTCGTACTGA
- a CDS encoding pyrimidine 5'-nucleotidase yields MTQRRATDSSVARQGKVHEVRRVPAGRVWLFDLDNTLHNATPNIFPHINRSMREYIERHLGVDTHEASRIRQDYWVRYGATLLGLMRHHGTDPRHFLWETHQFPDLKRMVVFDKQLIHQLRRLPGRKIIFSNAPRHYADAILDITGLGACFDAVYSVENVRFQPKPMMAGFRALLRAEHLDPRRCIMVEDSLPNLVTAKKLGMKTVWVSTGLRQSPFVDVKIRSATQLSKFYGRLEISAKNEI; encoded by the coding sequence GTGACGCAAAGGCGAGCCACGGACAGTTCTGTAGCACGACAAGGCAAGGTCCACGAAGTCAGGCGTGTTCCGGCGGGTCGCGTCTGGCTGTTCGATCTGGACAACACGCTTCACAACGCAACCCCCAATATTTTTCCCCACATCAACCGCTCGATGCGCGAATACATCGAGCGTCACCTTGGTGTCGACACGCACGAAGCCAGCCGCATCCGACAAGATTACTGGGTGCGCTATGGCGCCACCTTGCTCGGCCTGATGCGCCACCATGGAACCGACCCCCGGCATTTCCTTTGGGAGACGCATCAGTTTCCCGACCTGAAGCGCATGGTGGTCTTCGACAAGCAATTGATTCATCAATTGCGCCGCCTGCCCGGCCGCAAGATTATTTTCTCCAACGCGCCCAGGCATTACGCCGATGCCATCCTCGACATCACCGGATTGGGCGCGTGCTTCGATGCCGTTTACTCAGTAGAAAATGTGCGTTTTCAACCCAAGCCCATGATGGCCGGCTTCCGTGCCCTGCTACGCGCGGAACACCTCGACCCACGCCGCTGCATCATGGTCGAGGACAGCCTGCCAAATCTGGTGACTGCCAAAAAGCTGGGCATGAAGACCGTGTGGGTGAGTACTGGCTTACGTCAGTCACCCTTTGTTGACGTTAAAATCCGTTCGGCAACACAACTATCAAAATTCTACGGTCGACTGGAAATTTCAGCCAAAAACGAAATTTGA
- the slmA gene encoding nucleoid occlusion factor SlmA, with protein sequence MATKPGERRLQILQTLAAMLETPKGEKITTAALAGKLECSEAALYRHFASKAQMFEGLIEFIEQSLFSVINKITSEETEGFKQIEQIIGLQLRFAQRNRGMTRVLIGDVLVNENERLQLRINALLDKIEGAMKQALRIAATQENLKPDADFGALANLLRCYVVGRWEQYARSGFSREPLTQWPQQWPMLYFACLSQSGAPGA encoded by the coding sequence ATGGCGACAAAACCGGGTGAACGTCGGCTGCAAATTCTGCAAACGCTGGCCGCAATGCTGGAGACCCCGAAAGGGGAGAAAATCACCACCGCCGCCCTCGCTGGCAAGCTCGAATGCTCAGAAGCCGCCCTCTACCGTCACTTCGCCAGCAAAGCCCAGATGTTCGAAGGCCTGATTGAATTCATCGAGCAAAGCCTGTTCAGCGTCATCAACAAGATCACCTCGGAAGAAACAGAAGGCTTCAAGCAGATCGAACAAATCATTGGTCTGCAACTGCGCTTCGCGCAAAGGAATCGCGGCATGACCCGGGTCCTGATCGGCGACGTACTGGTTAACGAAAACGAACGCCTGCAACTCCGCATCAATGCCTTGCTCGACAAGATCGAAGGCGCCATGAAGCAAGCCTTGCGCATCGCCGCCACGCAGGAAAACCTGAAGCCCGATGCCGATTTCGGCGCACTGGCCAACTTGCTTCGTTGCTATGTCGTCGGCCGATGGGAACAATATGCCCGTAGCGGCTTCAGCCGCGAGCCGCTGACCCAATGGCCACAGCAATGGCCGATGCTCTACTTCGCCTGCCTGTCACAATCCGGCGCACCGGGTGCCTGA
- the hemB gene encoding porphobilinogen synthase produces the protein MAVVSGGFPGTRMRRMRRDDFSRRLMRESVLTVDDFIYPVFVLEGEGRIESVSSMPGVERQSLDVLLKTAERAVKLGIPALALFPVIDASLKSLGAEEAYNTHGLVPRVIRALKQEFPGLGVITDVALDPYTSHGQDGLIDDTGYVLNDETLAVLARQALCHAEAGADVVAPSDMMDGRIARIRSELEGAGQIYTRILAYSAKYASAFYGPFRDAVGSASNLGKGNKYTYQMDPGNSDEALREVALDLEEGADMVMVKPGMPYLDIVRRIKDEFKVPTYAYQVSGEYAMLKAAAQNGWLDERACVLESLLAFKRAGADGILTYFALDAAEYLKG, from the coding sequence ATGGCTGTTGTTAGCGGTGGTTTTCCCGGGACCCGGATGCGCCGTATGCGGCGTGATGATTTTTCTCGCCGTTTGATGCGGGAGTCGGTCCTTACGGTTGATGACTTCATCTACCCGGTTTTTGTTCTCGAAGGTGAAGGGCGCATCGAGAGCGTTTCGTCGATGCCAGGTGTTGAGCGCCAGTCGCTGGATGTGCTGCTGAAAACGGCAGAGCGTGCCGTAAAGCTTGGTATCCCCGCGCTTGCGTTGTTTCCGGTGATCGATGCTTCGCTGAAGTCGCTGGGGGCGGAAGAAGCCTACAACACGCATGGCTTGGTACCGCGGGTCATTAGAGCCTTGAAGCAAGAGTTTCCCGGGCTTGGCGTGATCACCGATGTGGCACTCGATCCGTATACCAGCCATGGTCAGGATGGGTTGATTGACGATACCGGCTATGTGCTCAATGACGAAACGCTGGCGGTGCTCGCCAGGCAGGCGCTTTGCCATGCCGAGGCGGGTGCTGATGTGGTGGCGCCGTCAGACATGATGGATGGTCGGATTGCCCGCATTCGTTCCGAGTTGGAAGGTGCCGGCCAGATTTACACGAGAATTCTGGCTTACTCGGCCAAGTATGCTTCTGCCTTTTACGGTCCGTTCCGCGACGCGGTCGGTTCGGCGAGTAATCTGGGTAAAGGCAATAAATACACCTACCAGATGGACCCGGGCAATAGCGACGAGGCGCTACGCGAAGTGGCGCTGGATCTTGAAGAGGGGGCGGATATGGTCATGGTCAAGCCGGGCATGCCGTATCTGGATATCGTTCGTCGTATCAAGGATGAGTTCAAGGTGCCGACCTATGCCTATCAGGTCAGCGGCGAATACGCGATGCTGAAGGCTGCGGCGCAGAATGGCTGGCTGGACGAAAGGGCTTGCGTGCTGGAAAGCTTGTTGGCCTTCAAGCGCGCGGGCGCTGATGGCATCCTGACCTATTTTGCGCTGGATGCTGCAGAGTATCTCAAGGGCTGA
- a CDS encoding YihA family ribosome biogenesis GTP-binding protein yields MPLFQQAVFLTTVANLRDLPQDSVREVAFAGRSNAGKSSAINTLAGRVRLAYVSKTPGRTQHLNYFTLADGKYFVDLPGYGYAKAPEAIRSQWEGLIGPYLSKRSPLAGLVVIMDIRRPMTDLDLRLIDWFRPTGRPIHILLSKSDKLSRQEQTKALRSVRAEVATWGDAELYSVQLFSSLKKTGVEEAEGVLANWLEIEMKQKENKGPPDKGGPGAKKP; encoded by the coding sequence ATGCCTCTGTTTCAACAGGCCGTTTTTCTTACAACTGTCGCCAATCTCCGCGACTTGCCGCAAGACTCCGTTCGCGAAGTCGCCTTTGCCGGTCGCTCAAATGCAGGCAAATCTTCAGCCATTAATACTTTGGCGGGGCGGGTGCGGCTGGCTTATGTCAGCAAAACGCCGGGCCGTACCCAACATCTGAATTATTTCACCCTGGCGGATGGAAAATATTTTGTCGACTTGCCCGGTTATGGCTATGCGAAGGCCCCGGAAGCGATTCGTTCGCAATGGGAAGGATTGATTGGCCCGTATCTGAGTAAGCGGAGTCCGTTGGCTGGTCTGGTGGTCATCATGGATATTCGCCGGCCGATGACTGATCTGGATTTACGGCTGATTGACTGGTTTCGACCAACCGGTCGGCCGATTCATATTCTGCTGTCGAAGTCTGACAAGTTGAGCCGGCAGGAACAGACCAAGGCGCTGCGCTCAGTGAGAGCGGAAGTGGCGACTTGGGGAGACGCTGAACTGTATTCCGTCCAGCTCTTTTCCAGCCTGAAAAAGACGGGCGTGGAGGAGGCAGAGGGCGTTCTGGCGAATTGGCTGGAGATTGAAATGAAGCAGAAAGAAAACAAAGGGCCCCCGGATAAGGGGGGTCCGGGGGCCAAAAAGCCTTAA